The Gossypium raimondii isolate GPD5lz chromosome 2, ASM2569854v1, whole genome shotgun sequence genome segment ATTTATTTAGTCGAACAAGACTACCAAAATTTATTACTCTTATAAaagttaattctattttaatttattctttacaatacaaaatttaagttttattatattatattttattcataatttaatatattttctctcgtaaagtagtttaaatcaactgtgattgaaaattagtaataaatagttagtttatatatatatatcgacttctctttaataaaaactttttgtattaatcaatattatttgttaattataatttaaatgtaaattgtaccactatataataaatagaacaaaatattaattatttcaacttataagatttttgttactattagTGGCGCTTcggcaaaaacgccgctaaagctaaatgcattagtggcgcttagataaaaacgccgctaaaggccagagAATTAGCGGCACTcagataaaaacgccgctaaatatccgagcattagcggcgcttagataaaaacgccgctaattcctatttttagcggcgcttggtGGAAATCGCCGCTGATGctctacctttagcggcgctttggctaaatcgccgctaatgctcgattttttgtggcgcttttgttccaaacgccgctaaaagtgccgctaaaagcctattctGGTGTAGTGCGTGTTGTTGTATCCTATGAGATAGTCGATCAACGTTTCTCCAAGTATCGTAAGAACAGTCAAATCTGTCTTTAGGAAACTATGTAAAACAAGCCTCAACATTTTATAAAACTCGATTCTTTATTCGATTTCTGAtttttcataatcatatttatttaatttatttttcatatttggtattttaaatataaatacttattttattttatataaatatttatttatattcatattttttgaCTAACTATTTTGTTACATTCAGTCACCACAACATGTGAATATTTATGTCTAAATACagaatgtttttaataaaagagaTTGAGCAAATCAACcgattgatattttattaaaactttttattcTTATTGCATGTTCTATAAAGTCACATTTTTCGCTTTTAGTGTGAGTTGCATCAGGTCTATTATTGTGTGACGTGTTATTTCACATGTTATTTATCGATTAATAATACTTATAATAAATTTCTTAACGGATTTACGAATATAGATGATTAGTTATTAGGTTCGTTCGaataattactttaaaaaatatgtcGTTAGTCCTCATACTCTATAGAATTTAAAACTTAATCCtgttaaaatttacttatcttactttttcaattaaaaatccTAGTTCAATCATTTTTGTCGTTGAAATCTATTAgtataatatgtttatttttaatcaatcataTACCATGTTGCTTAAAAGGCAACCTAATCAATATAgcaaattaacaaatttttggaaaatatttacaattttaatgattgtcttggaattttaaataaaaaatatatgaactaaaacttaaattttatcaaagtagagggactacatattttaaccaatagATAATATTCATACCAATTACATTACAAGCATAAGTGATGAAAATTTGAACAAAGCGAAACTAATCCGAAAAGGAGTTAAGATCCGCTcttactttttcatttattaatattcAATACAATGATCATCGCCATTTAAATGTGTAAGACCCATGTAGGACtcatctattaaaaataaaaatcaacatgTGAACGATGATTAAATATGCATGGATATTAATGGATAAAAAAGTAATAGAGTGGAGTCAAACCTTTCGAATAGAACAAGACAAAATCGACACATATTGAAAATGGGACCCACATATCGCAATTATAAATTGTACGACTTGAACTTGGACCTTCAAGGTTTGGAACCTTAACGTTTGCTAACTACGTTAAGGTCTCATTGGTTATAAttgacattatttttatttgctcaCTTTTAAATAATAGgtttataagtttaaaaaagcccttaaaatgtaaaaaaaaataattaattattaagctcctatactaaattcacactcaattaagcccctaccattaattaaaataatcaattaagcccctCCATCAACGATATTGTCATTGACCACGTTGaccgttaaaataaattgatagaCCAATCGGATGGTAACACGTAATAGCTTCtagtttaatctaatattttctcataagaatattaaaaaattagaataaaaattataaaaaataaaattattaatattaaatttatataaacttctaaaaattataaaaatatataaaataataaattataataaaattataaattataataaaataataaaatattttttaaaaatatttaaaattttataaaaattttaaaaatcataaaaatttgaattggaCCGGATCAGTTTATTGGACAGATTAGACTGAAATTGACAAAGATATCGGTACAGAGAAAGTTATTAAACTGATTAACTTAGGAATTGGACAATTGAAgcgattttttatttatttaatggaaCCGGATGGATCTATCGAGCTGATAAATTAGTGATTTAATCGATTCGGCTATTAGTCcgattttaaaaactttaattagaatatttcattttgatatataataatggttagaaaaagaaattttgatacgataataaaattttaaaaaatcattaaattaccGATCACCGACTTTAACATATGGGTGTTGACATTTGACATGTGGCCTAATTTGGGGGGAAAAAAGTgaataatttttgtttgatgTTTCAAATAATGAGTTTATAATACTTACCACCTCCCGATGTTGAGTTCTCTTCCAAATTGACAGCGATTGATGCGGCCAACTCAGACAGAACGACACAGTTTAATATCTGTGTGCTTTTCACGCGCTTTTAGGAGTGTGAGCAAAAATAGAAAGAGTGAGATTGGCAGAGAGATGATGAGTTTAATTTgtctaatatattttttgttatctAACTATAGTATAAATTCTAAATTGgtcctcaaattttaaaatattctaattgaaTCCTTAAACTACAATAGCATATCAATTATGTCTATGTCAACCTAGAAATTAgcttaaatgttatatttaaaataatagatcaatttataaaaagacATATTACAGTTTGAATTCATGTATTTTAAATCAATTGACATTTATTGTCTAAATCGACTGAAGGATTTGGTTGATATAATATTAGTACTTTGAGttaattgagtcttagttcagTTGATATCGATATTATTGTTAGTGTAGGAGGACATGGGTTCGAGTATGCTAAAGTTcatttatcctcttatttaaggaTTGGATGGGATTATGAATAGTTTtaggtattgtataaaaaatattaatattttgagatttatttacaATTGGATCCATGTATCTTAAATATTCTTCACATTAGATCTAAACtaacatttaatgtttaaattaacgGCTAAGTTgacaaaagttttttttttgggggggttgAGATAAAAAGCTTCGATTCATACAATATATACTTTGATATATGAGTGCAGAGAGGGAGGCATGCAAAGCCCTAGCccctctaaaatgaaaatttattgatttagtcccctaaaatttataaaatcttaagtTATATTTTACCTCGTCCCAAAATGCTAATATTTTGATCTAGTTCTTTTGAAAACCATAAAGATATAAGTTAATATAAggataaatttgtattttagctcttataaaaatataacttaatctcagccctaaaaatatataagctAATATTACGATTGGGTCCAcgtgttttaaatattattcacATCAAACTTGAACTAGTATTTAGCATCTAAATTGACAATTAAGTTAACAGAAGGACTAATTTAAAGTCTAATCAATCCTTTAAggacttttgattaattaatcattttagcTAAAGAATTTTACACAATTACCCATGATGGATTCTCGATCGATCTAATGTAAAGTTTTAATCTTTAACTTATATAttcaactaaattaataatttttaatataaaaaatacaaactttaaatgtaaacaaattatatagacatttaataaaatgtagACACTTTTTAAGAAGCACTCCATATGAACATATATGTGGTGTTGAAAAAAGGCACTGTTTCCACATTTCCAGATCCAAGTTCATTCAGCCACCGACACACAAAGTTTCCTAATCTCGAAGtcaagtttttttctttcttctttaaaattttcctgGAAACTTAACCATTCTCGGGATTTCCCAAGAAAAGTTAAAGTCTCTCCTTCGTTAGTTTTAGTTTCCTTTTGGGGGATCATTTGGATTCTGGGTAAGTGTATCAATGCTTTCtgaatttaattttcaagtattAAAAATGGGTTTGCTTTAAAAATGCAAGCTGTTGATCTGTTTCAGATTATAATCCACTTTTCGATCCTGCATTTTATTCCTTTTCCACTACCAttactgcaaaaaaaaaaaaagttgctgtttttttcttttctgtttttgtgCTTTATTAATAGTGATCTTTGTATTTTTGTTAGCTTAAGGTCTAATAtttacttcttctttttttttttttttgaattttctctttGGATTGGATTAGTGtaattgttgttattattagtaTGCTGGGAAGTGAAAAGTTGAATTGAATATCaatgattttaagttttgttcaTAATAAACTACTACTTGAATATTTAGTTCATGGGTTGATCTGGATTTTTCATTGCATAAACACTGTCGATTTGATTTTTTGCAttaatttctttcatatgatTCATTTTCGGCTTTATTGCAAACTTCTAGTTGATGAAATGTTGTGGTATTATTAAGTTGAATTATATGAATATGTCGGATTTTGAAGAATTTCGATGTTTTTCCGATGTTTTGCCGACAGGTTAAATCGAAAGGAAGTCCGACATGTTCCGGCTTTCACCTGGTAGGAACCAAAGATCGAAAGGATTGAAGGTGAAGCATGCTCTACAAATATGTGTTCTTGTTGGTATTTGCATTTGGCTGCTTTACCAAGTTAAGCACTCCGGGGAGAAGAAAGCGATTTATGAGAAATCTGGGAGCGATGTTGTCAAGTTGGGGCGAAAAGACTTCCCTCGATCGGAAGGGATGACTGTTACAGATGCACGGCATAAGgaggaagaagaggaagaaagtAAGAATGGAGAAGAAGATAATAAGCCTGAGGTAACCGAAGATGAAGGAAATGGGGAAGTCGGTGGGATGCATGAGCATGATAATGAGAAACCCGAGGAGGGAACCGAGCATGAAGAACGTAGGAACGACGATAACGAAGAGACtatggaaaatgaaaacaaaggaaatgagGAGACTCGTGAAGGCGATAATGAAGAGAAAGAGAACATCGAGGATAGtcgagaaaaggaaaataaagggattGGGGAAGAGAGCAATGAGACGGAGAAGAGTGAAGGTGAGATAGAGAATGCAGGTAGCTCGGATGATCGGGTTCGTGATGGAATTGATGGGAATAATGAAGAAGCGAGAGAAGAACATTACAAGGGGGATGATGCTTCAAGTGAAGTAGTCCATGACACCCAAAATGAGACGAGTGGTTCAGAAAATTCCAACGAGGCTGAGCAGTTGGAAAACAAAGATAAGAATGACCGGGAGGACGAAACAAATAGCAGTGAAGCGGCCAATGTCGGTCATGAAGAGTCGAATGTGCAAGAAAATGGAACAGCTGAAAACAATCAAGAAAGCAGTAATGGGAGTAACGAAGCCAAGTCTAAAGAAGATGCACATCCCGATACAGCTACGGAATTGAATGAGAATCTGACAGATACAACACACAGTTCAACCGAGAATGTAAATGGTATGGTTCAGCTATCTGAGAAATCGGATTCAGGTGGGAATGACGAGCACTCGGATTCAAATACAACCCCTACTTCAACTGAGAATGGGGATGGAGCTAATGGAGGTTCTACAAGTAATTCGGATTCCGGTGAATCAAATGGACAGACTGAAAAATCGAATGCCGGATCAGACAGCAATTCAAATGCTGTTCAGAGTGAAGAATCAAACAATAATTCTGGAGGAGAGGGGACACACacaaatgaaaattcaaatgcTGACCAGAACAGTGGAACATCGTCGAACACTAATGATAATGCTGGTGCAGGTCAGAATGAGAATGATAGTAGCAATTCGAACAATGACGGGAATGCGAATGGGAATGGTGGCAGCACAGACAATCAGAGCAACACCAATGGCAATGTAAATGCAAATGAAGATGTTACTCAAAAGGAAAACAACGATTCAAGTTCAAATGAAAATGCCGCACAGAGCAACACCAGCAACAAAGAAAATGCGGGTCAGGACGAGAAGAATGCCACTCAGAGTAACACTGACAACAATGAAAATGTGGGTCAGAATGAGAACAATGCTGCTCAGAGCAACACTGAGAACAATGAAAATGCGGGTCAGAATGAGAGCAATGCTGCTCAGAGCAACACCGAGAACAATGAAAATGCGAGTCAGAACGAGAGCAATGCAACTCAGAGCAACACCGAGAACAATGAGAATGCGGATCAGAACGAGCACAATGCTGCTCCAAGTAACACTGAGAACAATGAGAATGCGGGTCAGAACGAGAACAATGCCACTCCAAGTAACACCGACAACAATGAGAATGCAGGTCAGAACGAGAACAATGTGACTCAGAGCAACACTGACAACAGcaacagcaacaacaacaacaacaacgaAAATGCAAGTCAAAACGAGAACAATGCTGCTCAGAGCAGTAACAACAATGAAAATGCAAGTCAGGATGAGAACAATGCATCTCAGAGCTTCACCGACACCACCAACAACAATGAAAATACAAGTCAGGATGAGAACAATGCATCTCAAAGCTTCACCGACACCACCAACAACAATGAAAATGCAAGTCAGAACGAAAACAATGCTTCTCAGAGCTACACCGACACCACCACCAACGAGAGCAACGATGCCATTCAGACCAATACCAACAGCAACGAAAACTCAAGTCCAAATGAGAACAATGCCGTTCAGTCCTCCAATAACGAAAATGCAGGTCAGAACGAGAACGAGAACAATGCTACTCACAGCTTCAACGACAGCAACGGGAGCAGCAATTACGACACAAGTACAGATGGAAACACCCAGAATAATCCCGACACTTCTTCAACGAATCAAGAAGTAAAAGAAGGTGAAACCGGTTTGGGAACTTTGCCAGGTACCACAACAAGTGAGGGAAATAAAAGTGAGAATGCAGCTGCAGAATGAAATTTATAATGGTTTGTGATTTCAGTATATGAACTAATTACTGtcactaaatttttgtttttcttctttcctgATATGGGATCGGGAAACTGTATGTTCCTGGTTACTTGTGCCTTTGTTGTCATATTAGtgctgaaaatttttatattattttgtacttGTAGATTTCTAGTTATAATAATTGAAGTTCCCCAGTTTTCATATCTTTATGAGGATATATATAATAGGAAAGAAAATCCTTTTTAGGTTTCTCTTCAAATGTGTCTCTTGGTGCTTAAATCATCCTACAAAAATAGAACTGCTTGACATTTGGGataattacatcaaatattCTCAACTAGTcctcaaattattaatattgtattaatcAGGTCTTTCTACTAGTTTAGCTATCAATGCACTTCGAATTTGACGAATTATGGATTCGAATATCCACAtggatctttttttttttcggaTTCGGATAATATTTggattttatgattattatcTAATAGGAATTTGAACTGGATGTGGATAGATGTCTCGGATATTCGATTATCCAAATCCGATTACTTGTTTGGGTAATGgatgtaaatttaaattcaaacacCCAAACCTAGTGGTACAAAATACttatagttttgattttatatatctaaaaaGAATTTTACTGTATTTGAATTCGGATTTTTGCAGATTTGAAAATTCGAAAAATGgttagaaattttgaatttctttttcaaatttgaaaatgacaatttcaataaattttaggacagttattattgtttttaaaaaagtcaaatataAGTTGTTTATGCAATAGGTACACTCTAGACATATAGTTTAAGTAGTATTAAATGTTCAAGCTAGACAAAATGACCTA includes the following:
- the LOC105787714 gene encoding uncharacterized protein LOC105787714, which gives rise to MFRLSPGRNQRSKGLKVKHALQICVLVGICIWLLYQVKHSGEKKAIYEKSGSDVVKLGRKDFPRSEGMTVTDARHKEEEEEESKNGEEDNKPEVTEDEGNGEVGGMHEHDNEKPEEGTEHEERRNDDNEETMENENKGNEETREGDNEEKENIEDSREKENKGIGEESNETEKSEGEIENAGSSDDRVRDGIDGNNEEAREEHYKGDDASSEVVHDTQNETSGSENSNEAEQLENKDKNDREDETNSSEAANVGHEESNVQENGTAENNQESSNGSNEAKSKEDAHPDTATELNENLTDTTHSSTENVNGMVQLSEKSDSGGNDEHSDSNTTPTSTENGDGANGGSTSNSDSGESNGQTEKSNAGSDSNSNAVQSEESNNNSGGEGTHTNENSNADQNSGTSSNTNDNAGAGQNENDSSNSNNDGNANGNGGSTDNQSNTNGNVNANEDVTQKENNDSSSNENAAQSNTSNKENAGQDEKNATQSNTDNNENVGQNENNAAQSNTENNENAGQNESNAAQSNTENNENASQNESNATQSNTENNENADQNEHNAAPSNTENNENAGQNENNATPSNTDNNENAGQNENNVTQSNTDNSNSNNNNNNENASQNENNAAQSSNNNENASQDENNASQSFTDTTNNNENTSQDENNASQSFTDTTNNNENASQNENNASQSYTDTTTNESNDAIQTNTNSNENSSPNENNAVQSSNNENAGQNENENNATHSFNDSNGSSNYDTSTDGNTQNNPDTSSTNQEVKEGETGLGTLPGTTTSEGNKSENAAAE